The proteins below come from a single Natrinema sp. SYSU A 869 genomic window:
- a CDS encoding helix-turn-helix domain-containing protein — protein MSSQNSSTELLQQLELKQYEATALANLLGAGRTTAPSVSEATDIPKARVYDVLDSLADYGFIKVIPGRPKQYQPKSPEAILERAKENRRQQYEDYCNEVEGAREEFLEEFGPRYEQADEEVTPTAELFSVVDVGDPSETETRQLYQNAVDEVYVITNSFAYFDDVESAVKNALERGVDVSVLFLDPGKLPETKATVQEDIVDRITSEYPEIDNRFSEAVLPWRGTFIDPSMTYDSGKAIFLVEETDVPNHQRQAAITENGSFVAGMKRYFDLIWEYEISDKSSSKNPHP, from the coding sequence ATGAGTTCACAAAACAGTTCGACGGAATTGCTTCAGCAACTGGAATTGAAGCAGTATGAGGCCACAGCGCTTGCCAATCTACTAGGAGCAGGCCGGACAACCGCTCCTAGTGTGTCCGAGGCGACTGATATCCCCAAAGCACGGGTGTATGATGTCCTCGATTCGCTTGCCGATTACGGGTTCATCAAGGTGATTCCTGGCCGGCCAAAGCAGTATCAACCAAAATCACCGGAAGCAATCCTCGAACGGGCAAAGGAGAATCGACGTCAACAATACGAGGACTACTGCAACGAGGTTGAAGGGGCGCGTGAGGAATTCCTCGAAGAGTTCGGACCGCGTTACGAACAGGCCGACGAGGAAGTGACGCCGACAGCCGAGTTGTTTTCCGTCGTTGATGTCGGTGATCCGAGCGAGACGGAAACTCGGCAACTCTACCAGAACGCGGTGGACGAAGTCTATGTTATCACGAACAGTTTCGCATACTTTGACGATGTCGAGTCAGCGGTGAAGAACGCACTCGAACGTGGTGTTGATGTCTCGGTATTGTTCCTCGATCCGGGAAAACTTCCGGAAACGAAGGCAACCGTGCAAGAAGATATCGTCGACCGAATCACGTCCGAATATCCTGAAATCGACAACCGGTTTAGTGAGGCAGTACTTCCCTGGCGTGGAACATTCATCGATCCGAGCATGACTTATGATTCAGGAAAAGCGATCTTCCTCGTCGAGGAGACAGATGTTCCTAACCATCAACGGCAGGCCGCAATTACGGAGAACGGATCCTTTGTTGCTGGTATGAAACGGTACTTCGATTTGATATGGGAGTATGAAATTTCGGACAAATCCAGCTCAAAGAATCCACATCCATGA